Below is a window of Chiloscyllium punctatum isolate Juve2018m chromosome 49, sChiPun1.3, whole genome shotgun sequence DNA.
CGTGTTCTTTCCCAACTTAACACCCCAACATTCACTTAAAACTAACACTGCCAGGCTGGACTTATTCATATTGTTATGACCACGGGGCAAGAACCCAAAGTTCTGTTAATGTTTTTAACTCATAATTCCAAAGTCGGTTCTTAAAAAAAGTTGTACTGCTGTAAATAGCTGCAGGTGTAAATCACTTGGctatctggagagagagagaaggtggctcagtggttagcactgctgctttgcagcaccaaggatccaggttcacattctccccgtgattgCGTGGGTTTCTctacggagggtcggtgtggacttcttgggccgaagggcctgtttccacacggtagtgTATCTAATCAAAGCCATGGAAGGGCACACTTAAAGGTGGAAAGGGAATCTTGAACAGGCATGTTAAAAAGACTAAGTACCCATTTGTTCTAAGCTGCATTTGAATGTTGGTGCTTTGAAGGACATAATCATTGCCTAGTCACCCCTGCATTGCAGGTAAAGGGAGCCTTGTAATCTAAGTGCTAATAACCAGCAGTTAGGTAACCGGAGAAAAGGTAGCAAAGGCAACAAaaggactctctcactctgaatGTTGTAATTCATTCATGATAAAAAAATCAGAACTACATGATTTCAATCAACATGCAAATGTAAGACCCGAAAActtggggtggcacggtagctcattGGTTCGTACTGCTGCTttgcagcaccagggtcccaggttcaatttcagcctcaggcgactgtctttgttggtttcctcccacagtccaaggatgtgcaggtcaggtgaattggccatactaaattgcccatagtgttaggtgcattcgtcagagggaaatgagtctgggtgggttactcttcagagggtcggtgtggacttgttgggccgaagggcctgtttccgcaccataatctaaaaaaaactgctcaactaccaacatcaatgtcaccaatAAACTCCACTGTTACAACCATCAACTTTTTGGGAACAATTCAGAGGCTGATCTGTATACAGCAAACATTTTATTAACTGACACCTATGGGTCCAGGAGTATGCTGGTTAATCAAATTTTCCAATTGATCAAGATGTCCAcctaatcaatgtaaaaacacactaAGTAATAAAAATGTAATGTTGGGTGTGTACACATCACTATTACACTGTATTTGCAACACTTAAAAAATAATgaaactttgccttaaataaaacttactcGCAGAGAGTCTTCACTTGCACCATCATCCGAGTACTCAGACATCCTGGGGATCACGATAGTACAATTAACATCAGGAATTTAGGTATATAATTTTTGCCATTTTATCAAGTATGCTGGTTTGTAAGATGctagttaaaacaaagtttgctttaTCTGCTTTCTAAAATTGTTATGTTTTAGATTGCACTTTGTTTCTAATCTGTATGCTGCGTAACTAATTATTCTTATAGaatcagaaatgtacagcatagaaccagacacttctgtccaactcgtccatgctgaccagatactctaaattaatctactcccatttaccagcacttggcccatatccctctaaaccttttctgttcatgtaatcatccagatgctttttagatgttgtaattataccagcctccaccactgtaTTGTAATTATTAAATGCATTATTTGTTTGCACATTTAAATTTATTCCTTTAAAAACATAAGTTCATTTGAGTCTGGGAGAAAGGCATCCACAAGAGAAAGGATTTGCTTTTGAATTAAACTTGTTGTGGTCAACATGGGTTGCATGAATAGAAAAAGGCAGTTCATTttccctccctcctcccactTCACCGAGGGGTTTAACAACCTGGACAAACTGTCTGGAACCATAACAAACTGGGGAATCTTGCCCAGGGTCCAAGCATCATAATACATCTAACACTAGACTCCTGCAACAACTTTTTAAATTATTCTTATGTGTGATATCTTATGATTATGGTTAGATCtggtgacatgatttcccaagaaATGCACGTTTTGTTGATTTCCCCAATTTCTGGTATTCTAGAATCTACAAAGAACTTGTCTGTTGCAGTACTTTAATCTGAAGAGGAAGGGAGTTTTGTTCAAATTTACTGAAAACATCTTGTCATTTTTAAACGGATTTTATTTATCTTAAAATGTTCACATTTCTGTTCCTCTGCACAGCAAACAATTTTTCTggatatttgttttaaaattgccaATAGCAAGAAAGGGACTTTGCCCTGTCTTACCAGTTACATATTACCAGTTACGTGGAAGCTATAGAATAGAATCcccacagagtggaaacaggctattccgCCCAACAAgttaacactgaccctccaagagtagtccacccaaacccattccccctatcctgtaactctacatttatccctgaacaatgcacctaaactacacattgctgaacattatgggcaatttagcatggtaaattcaccgaacctgcacatctttggaatgtggaaggaaacccacgcagacacagggagaacatgcaaattccacacacaaaGTCACCTGATGGTGGAatcaaaactgggtccctggtgctgtgaagcagcagtgctaaccactgagccaccgtaccacccctgatggcctagtggtattatcgctgggccattaatccagagaccaagataatgttctgaggatctgtgttcaaatcctgccactgcATAtgatggaatttgagttcaataaatatATGGAATTAAAAATATAATGGTGaccgtgaatccattgtcgattgttggggaaaaaacccaactggttcactgatgtcctctaggaaaggaaactgcctggtctgacctacatgtgacgtggctacatggttgactcttaacagccctctgagcaattagggatgggtaataaatgctgcctagccaacaACGCCCTCATGCTGTGAATGAATAACGAAAAAAAAATTACCAATGTTCCCTACTACAAACTGCATACATTGACCGGCATCTCCAAAACCTGATATTTAATACCTCTACTGGCCACCCTTCCACAAAGGCTTGGTTCTTCCACACTCAGTAAAGTTgcactcatccaaatcattgttgCCTGTACATTAATGCACCAAAGTCTGCTAGTGCTATTTAGTACAGTTTACAGAAGGTGAAGCTGGAATTTCTGCAGAAACATCAATGAATATTGAGCCAGGATGAACATTAACCATGACAGTGACAAGTGCTTGAGATaagtatattaatgatttggatgagggaaccgggggcattctagtgaagtttgctgatgatacgaagttaggtggacaggcaggtagtactgaggaagtggggaggctacagaaggatctagacaggttgggagagtggtccaggaaatggctgatggaatttaacgtgagcaagtgcgaggtcttgcactttggcaaaaagaataaaagcatggactactttctaaattgtgagaaaattaataaagccaaagcacaaagggatctgggagtgctagtcgaggattctctaaaggtaaacatgcaggttgagtctgtgattaagaaagcgaatgcaatgttgtctcttatctcaagagggttggaatataaaagcagagatgtactactaagactttataaagctctggttaggccccatttggagtactgtgtccagttttggtccccacacctcaggaaggacatactggcactggaacgtgtccagcggagattcacacggatgatccctggaatgacaggtctagcatatgaggaacggctgaggatactgggattgtattcgttggagtttagaagattaaggggagacttaatagagacgtacaaaataatacatggcttggaaaaggtggatgctaggaaattgtttccgttagacgaggagactaggacccgtggacacagccttagaattagagggggtcatttcagaacagaaatgcggagacatttcttcagccagagagtggtgggcctgtggaattcattgccacggagtgcagtggaagccgggatgctaaatgtcttcaaggccgagattgatagattcttgttgtctagaggaattaagggctagggggagaacgctggtaaatggagctgaaatgcgcatcagccatgattgaatggcggagtggactcgatgggccgaatggccttacttccactcctatgtcaaatggtcttatggtcttataactgCATAGTCCACTGCATTGCTGTTCAAAGCCATCACATTAAATACCAGTAAGTAAACTTAAAATAATATCCATGTTTATTTGTATTCCAATATTTTTACAAACAAAAGTAATTGTGTTACAGAGAACTGTGAAATTATCATAACAGGGAAGCAAACACATTGAAATCATGTGTTCTGGGAAAGGCAATCTCTGTCTTGTCTCTTGGCAGTGATCTTAGTGTCACAGTGATCATTGACCTCTTAGTTGATCTTGACATATCTTAGCAAGCTGTTTGATAGTACCAAAAAGTAGTTCAAAAATTGGGTCATAGCCTCCTTCTCAACAGTAACTGGGATAAGCAATTAATGTCAGGCATGCCAGTGATGCACACATCCTGAGAATTCACTTCAAAATAATTTTTACAAATATAAAATGTAAAAATGTGACATGTTTGCACATAGCCTTTTCTGCTAAGCAGCTGAGATGCTGAGAAATCTGCAGTGAGAAACAGACTGAAGGTAGATCAATAAAGACAGATTATTACAAGATAAAGTGCAGACAATATAACATCAAAGCAATGAAGAATCAGTAGAGACTGAGGAATTAAAAAAGAGGAACCACAAAGAGAAAACATAAATATAAATGTAATATTTGATGATATTTGTTCTCACAATGATAACACAGCAATATAGGCACAGAACATATTTAATCCCATAAGGAAAAGAAGTTATGCAAGCAAAGGGGAAACTAATTTGTAGACAGAACCTCTGATCATGATACAGATGTTACTACTATTTGAAGTATTTTTCTGGTCCAGAAGGGATGCTTTTCTGGAATTGGAATCCACATGGCTGAGACTACTTTCAATATCTGGGTGAAATGCTTCTGACTTATGAAAACCTGAATTGGACAATGGATAGCAGGAATATTTCATTCTTCAGTGTTAATGTGGTCCACCTTGACCAACATAACAATTTGCCAGTAACTTTACACCGTTCCAAATCATGAGTATCACCAGCATCACAAAAGTCTTCACGTTTGATATCATTAAAAGAGACAGCAAAAAAGTGAGAGAAGAAACAATTTTAACTGATAATTTTCCACGCATCCCTGATGCTAAATCTCTGCACCTCTTAGATCCATCTCTCCAACATGTGAGGATATGCCTTCACTGGAAGCTGGAGAATCTTGTTCAACTcttgtggttatgtcagtgctgtTCTGACGGTCTTCAGACCTTTCGGAATTTCGGTGATCTAGGTTCAGAACATTATTTTCACTGGCAGTACTGAGATCTTCCTGTCCATTTCTTCCAGTAACTTGACTGATTTCATCACCAGACTGTATCTGTTCGGCAGTCAGAGATCCCATTTCTGTGATAGTACTGGGAGAACCCTGGTAACTTCTTTCAGGAACTGAAAGGTTGTTTTCAGAGAGTATCTGTCCCATTATTGATGACCCCATTTCAGGTGTTCTGGGAATACCCTGGTAACTTCTTTCAGCAACTGAAAGATTGCTGTTCAATAGTTTCTGTCCCACTACTGATGACCCCATTTCTGTGATAGTACTAGGAGTACCCTGGTAACTTCCTTCAGCAAACGAAAGACTGTTTTCAGACAGTATCTGTCCCACTATTGGTGGCCCCATTTCAGTGGTAGTACTGGGGGTACCCTGGTAACTTCCTTCAGCAACTGAATGGCTGTTTTCAAATAGTATTTGTTCCACTGTTGGTGACCCCATTTCAGTGGCAGTACTGGGAGTATTCTGATAACTTCTTTCAGTAATTGAAAGACTGCTTTCCAATAGTTTCAGTCCCATTATTGATGATCCCATTTCAGGTGTTCTGGGAATACCTTGGTAACTTCCTTCAGCAAATAAAAGACTGTTTTCAGATAGTTTCAGTCCCATTATTGATAACTCCATTTCAGATGTTCTGGGAATACCCTGGTAACTTCCTTCAGCAAATAAAAGACTGTTTTCAGATAGTATCTGTCCCATTGTTGGTGATCCCATTTCAGTGGTAGTACTGGGAGTACCTTGGTAACTTCCCTCAGCAACTAAATGGCTGGTATCAAATGGTATCTGTTCAACTGTTGGCGACCCCATTTCAGTGGTAGTACTGGGAGTACCCTGGTAATGTCCTTCAGCACCTGAAAAGCTGTTTTCAGATAGTATCTGTCCTACTGTTGGTGATCCCATTTCAGTGGTAGTACTGGGAGTGCCCTGGTAACTTACTTCAGCAACTGAACGGCTGGTATCAGATAGTATCTGTCTCACTGTTGGTGACCCCATTTCAGTGGTAGTACTGGGAGTACCCTGGTAATGTCCTTCAGCACCATAAAAGCTGTTTTCAGATAGTATCTGTCCTACTGTTGGTGACCCCATTTCAGTGGTAGTACTGGGAGTACCCTGGTAACTTACTTCAGCAACTGAACGGCTGGTATCAGATAGTATCTGTCCCACTGTTGGTGACCCCACTTCAGTGGTAGTACTGGGGAAATCCTGGGAGTTCCTTTCAGCAACTGAAAGGCTGGTTTCAGAGGGTTTGTTTTCCACAGTCGGAGACTCCATTTCAGTGGTCGTACTGGAAACAACCTGGTGAATTCTCTCAGCAACTGAAAGACTGGTTTCAGAGCCTTTTTGTTCCACAATCGGAGACCCCATTTCAGTGGTGCTACACAGAGGTTGCTCATCAATCTGCTTTTCAATTTGCACTTCATCTCCTGGGtgacagtaaagagaaaacaggTGAAGGATTACTCTGCAACTTATTGCTCAGGGAATCCAATCATAGGTTGTTCTATTACATATTACTGACTTAGACATTAAACTGTCTTTTAGGAGCTCAAATATCTGAGAGTTCCCTCATAGAACATTGATTCATGCAGCACAGAGGATGCCATTTAGCATGTTGTACCTGTGCTGGCACTTTGAAAGAGCTAACCAATTAATCCAACGCCCCTAGACAACTTCTTAGCCTTGTCAATTTTTTTTCCTCTTCAAGTATTTCTCCAACTGTTTGGAAAATTATTACTGAATCTTTTTCCACCATCTGGCCAAATTTCCTTTGATTATCTTCTGTGAAACACTTTGAGATAGTTTGCCATGTTCAAGGTCTATTTGTCACATTAAATTGCTGCACTGTGACGCACTCATTTCCTACAGAGTACTATGTAATGTTGAATTCAGGCCCATTGGGATTCCAAGACCATTAGAAACTAGAGTGGAATTGTGTACAGAACAGCTAGCAAACAGGACTTTCATCTCATCAGTGGGCTACAGTCACATCTGGGACTCGGGTGCAAAGTACTATTTTTCCTGGTATAATAGCTCCTTTTTGGCCTGCATGTCAAAGACATTCTAGGTTACAATGTGCAACACCTTGCTTGATATGTGAAACCTTCAGGATTTTCCCATTTCTCCGATCCAGTCCCTGCTGTTATGATCTAGTTGTGTTTTAGAGATATTAGTGATGCTTCAGAATCTGAAGTGAAATCCGAATCTGTTGC
It encodes the following:
- the LOC140469661 gene encoding uncharacterized protein, yielding MATIRETLKNVDETLCEDALCPHPLCWETLRRLQRGLPRKRLESIHKVPPEIEDELPSLSLLALPQWSADRMFGALDLPITSATTSVTSQSHEAARPGSPQTMMGYNLEDSLHRSQVCSFTTRSGSSTLRKANVAELKQPPSSCDQYLGKTVFIWVPNPSYDRRWQKKRTQSITSARYVTVQELRFQGQPHDEQKQSQKTKKKAKDYVPTGGQPYTFLARQQQLLKEWKDTTKGKKHLLELAGPNQSVDESQDSRKLSAQVVPSPVNKKFALRSLTGKQQQVPPTTRCKMDGKFLIGKRMNIVQMEILKHHKYLDKNLFTSHKAVTGSECRPTPISSMEGEWMEQYPELFQRDLRNISTYYSNLDDNRQCTDVIPEMITEMQGSLSTAVDNQITAETDVERKFPSSKLIKPGDEVQIEKQIDEQPLCSTTEMGSPIVEQKGSETSLSVAERIHQVVSSTTTEMESPTVENKPSETSLSVAERNSQDFPSTTTEVGSPTVGQILSDTSRSVAEVSYQGTPSTTTEMGSPTVGQILSENSFYGAEGHYQGTPSTTTEMGSPTVRQILSDTSRSVAEVSYQGTPSTTTEMGSPTVGQILSENSFSGAEGHYQGTPSTTTEMGSPTMGQILSENSLLFAEGSYQGIPRTSEMELSIMGLKLSENSLLFAEGSYQGIPRTPEMGSSIMGLKLLESSLSITERSYQNTPSTATEMGSPTVEQILFENSHSVAEGSYQGTPSTTTEMGPPIVGQILSENSLSFAEGSYQGTPSTITEMGSSVVGQKLLNSNLSVAERSYQGIPRTPEMGSSIMGQILSENNLSVPERSYQGSPSTITEMGSLTAEQIQSGDEISQVTGRNGQEDLSTASENNVLNLDHRNSERSEDRQNSTDITTRVEQDSPASSEGISSHVGEMDLRGAEI